The following are from one region of the Eubacterium sp. MSJ-33 genome:
- a CDS encoding VirD4-like conjugal transfer protein, CD1115 family: protein MNNRIIAKGLTLSNDMYKTKLNNNDMVIGASGSGKSTGYVIPNIMQGNESMIIADTKSILYRQLQKRLEQAGFEVHVLDFVNLEHSCKYNPLDYIPFNKKTGRYGEKEIMTIANAMIPTRIQDDTLWEDSARLVLECLISFVLETLPGHEKNMASVTGLYKVLAGSVGYRLFEELEAENPDSFAVRRYKSFQSIFFAERTWGCIAQFVSDALDLYDFSDAWTMFDGTGSFRFCDMGRRKTALFVNVSDTDRTFDRLINVFYAQAFHELCKEADSRRNGRLKVPVRIFLDDFATNVYIPDFDKIISNIRSRDISVSVILQSISQLETLYSPEQAVTILNGCDHMLYLGGQDVETAGYISEKANVPMERILDMGLDDAYLFERGSAPRKVNKVNLYEKEKDENGDNVTGNSDSKCKREHNQSGRIHSAGYRAANESTASSVY, encoded by the coding sequence ATGAATAATAGAATCATAGCAAAGGGGTTAACCCTTTCCAATGATATGTACAAAACAAAGCTTAACAATAATGACATGGTTATAGGTGCCTCCGGTTCCGGAAAAAGTACAGGATATGTGATTCCAAACATCATGCAGGGTAATGAAAGCATGATTATTGCTGACACCAAAAGTATTCTTTACCGGCAACTGCAAAAAAGACTGGAACAAGCGGGCTTTGAAGTACATGTGCTGGATTTTGTGAATCTGGAACATTCATGTAAATACAATCCGCTCGATTATATTCCATTTAACAAAAAAACCGGAAGATACGGAGAAAAGGAGATTATGACTATTGCAAATGCAATGATTCCTACACGGATACAGGATGACACCCTTTGGGAGGACTCGGCTAGGCTCGTACTGGAATGCCTGATTTCGTTCGTACTGGAAACGCTTCCCGGTCATGAAAAGAATATGGCAAGCGTTACCGGACTATATAAGGTTTTAGCAGGCAGTGTCGGATATCGTCTGTTTGAGGAGTTGGAAGCAGAGAATCCTGACAGTTTTGCAGTTAGGCGGTACAAGTCGTTTCAGTCTATTTTTTTTGCGGAACGAACTTGGGGCTGCATTGCACAGTTTGTTTCGGACGCTCTGGATTTGTATGATTTTTCGGATGCATGGACAATGTTTGACGGAACAGGCAGTTTCCGGTTTTGTGATATGGGCAGAAGAAAAACAGCATTGTTTGTCAATGTCAGTGATACGGACAGAACCTTTGACAGGTTGATAAATGTCTTTTATGCACAGGCATTCCATGAGCTTTGTAAAGAGGCAGACAGCCGTAGGAATGGCAGACTAAAGGTGCCGGTAAGAATATTTCTGGATGACTTTGCCACCAATGTATATATTCCGGATTTTGACAAGATTATTTCAAATATCCGTTCAAGGGATATCTCCGTCAGCGTGATTTTACAGAGCATCAGCCAGTTAGAAACTCTGTATTCACCGGAACAGGCAGTTACCATATTAAACGGGTGCGACCATATGTTGTATCTGGGCGGTCAGGATGTTGAGACTGCCGGATATATCAGTGAAAAGGCAAATGTGCCGATGGAACGGATTCTGGATATGGGGCTTGACGATGCCTACCTATTTGAGCGTGGCTCTGCTCCCCGTAAGGTAAATAAAGTCAATTTATACGAAAAGGAGAAGGATGAGAATGGAGACAATGTCACTGGAAACTCTGATAGCAAATGCAAAAGAGAACATAACCAGTCGGGACGCATACATTCAGCAGGCTATAGAGCAGCTAATGAAAGCACCGCTTCGTCTGTTTATTAA